In a single window of the Drosophila albomicans strain 15112-1751.03 chromosome 3, ASM965048v2, whole genome shotgun sequence genome:
- the LOC117568101 gene encoding mannose-1-phosphate guanyltransferase alpha: MIKAVILIGGPQKGTRFRPLSLDTPKPLFPVAGRPLIAHHIEACVQLKELKEILIIGFYPQTQMEGFVSDMQALYSSSNINIRYLQEFTSLGTAGGMYHFRDQIRAGNPRAFFVLNGDVCADFPLQELYTFHTERPSSALVTIMSTEATRQQSLHYGCLVFDRASGAVSHYVEKPSSYVSTFINCGVYVCSMDIFTKLAQIFHAKGEEYSCLSYNNGNGNGKEQGHIKWEQEVLTPLAGTDELFAMPVPNWWSQLKTAGSAIYANRHYLALYRRTHPERLANVGQKRGDGDGNLICSVYPDVYVHPSATVHPTAVLGPNVAIGPGVQIGPGVRIRESIVLEQAQIKDHTLILHSIVGRGCIIGAWTRVEGTPSDPDPNKPFAKMENPPLFNNEGKLNPSITILGCFVQIPAEKILLNSIVLPHKELSRSFKNEIIL; encoded by the exons ATGATAAAAGCGGTAATATTAATTGGTGGCCCCCAGAAAGGCACTCGCTTCCGCCCGCTGTCCCTGGACACGCCGAAGCCGCTGTTTCCAGTTGCCGGGCGACCGTTGATAGCGCATCACATTGAAGCCTGTGTGCAGCTGAAGGAGCTGAAGGAGATCCTGATCATTGGCTTCTACCCGCAAACGCAGATGGAGGGCTTCGTTAGCGACATGCAGGCGctttacagcagcagcaatatcaACATCAG GTATCTGCAGGAGTTTACTTCTCTGGGCACCGCTGGCGGCATGTACCACTTTCGCGATCAGATACGCGCCGGCAATCCGCGCGCCTTCTTTGTGCTCAACGGTGATGTTTGCGCCGACTTTCCGCTGCAGGAGCTCTACACATTTCATACGGAGCGTCCGTCCAGCGCTCTGGTGACCATAATGAGCACGGAGGCGACTCGCCAGCAATCGCTGCACTACGGCTGCCTCGTATTCGATCGCGCCAGTGGTGCGGTGTCGCATTACGTAGAGAAGCCAAGTTCCTATGTGTCCACGTTCATTAATTGCGGCGTCTACGTCTGCTCCATGGACATCTTCACGAAGCTGGCGCAAATCTTTCACGCCAAAGGCGAGGAGTACAGTTGCCTCAGCTataacaatggcaatggcaacggcaaggAGCAGGGTCACATCAAATGGGAGCAGGAGGTGCTCACACCTCTGGCTGGCACTGATGAGCTCTTCGCCATGCCGGTGCCAAATTGGTGGTCACAGCTGAAGACAGCTGGTTCGGCCATCTATGCTAATCGCCATTACCTGGCCCTCTATCGGCGTACACATCCCGAACGTCTGGCTAATGTGGGTCAGAAACGTGGCGACGGTGATGGCAACTTGATCTGCAGCGTCTACCCCGATGTCTATGTGCATCCCTCGGCCACAGTACATCCTACAGCAGTA CTCGGTCCCAATGTGGCCATAGGTCCTGGTGTCCAAATTGGGCCTGGAGTCCGCATCCGGGAATCGATTGTGCTGGAGCAGGCGCAGATCAAGGATCACACGCTAATACTGCACTCGATTGTCGGACGTGGCTGCATCATTGGCGCCTGGACTCGAGTCGAAGGCACGCCCAGTGATCCCGATCCCAACAAACCCTTTGCCAAAATGGAGAATCCACCGCTGTTCAACAACGAAGGAAAGCTGAATCCATCGATAACCATTTTgg GCTGCTTTGTGCAGATTCCCGCCGAGAAGATTCTGTTGAATAGCATCGTCCTGCCGCACAAGGAATTGAGTCGCAGttttaaaaacgaaataatcTTGTAA
- the LOC117568099 gene encoding importin-11 → MASPEQLVVAALQGAANPNHEIVQKAEAQLSEWEQQAGFFPILAKLSMKLASDIDAPSETLSDAVKVRWMAAVYLKNGIERYWRHNSRLELVPEQKQEIRDILLQHYSAEDVPQVALQVAVLLSKIARIDCWPELLPTLMKQLQACSVAGEAPATPLLAQQQHRTLIVLHYVIKALASRRIMAEKRAFEELAGQIFRYMAWDIWATLTTRFLQLVKTDTEAQAHSCLQRAYIAMRTLRKLVVYGCGSKPYKSTDHMNFIEQLFERLRQCLELRYELRMRSAGHQLITDLERFILKMMKTLNEFAERHSLSFARFVSVALEFSFHYVFHEGTALIFDAGERINFSNFVIQAINLLKGIMMSGNDSLAPHASDNTLEDELLASAAQTQSKFFSLERVTYLCEKIVTHYFLLTQDELAEWQQDPEGYGQDDGGGDAWKYELRPCVETLYFTCFTQHSSVMINEVLKFVRRAQQLQLSETSDLKAILLKDAIYNAVGQAAFHFFNKLDFGAWLTSQLLAELRIEAPNFRILRRRIIWLVGHWVGVQLPRELRPVAYEACLHLLRPEEDMPIRLAAARTLNLLIDDFEFMPEAFHPYFAALFEALFLLLREAAACDTKIVVLGTMTLLVEKMSEYIEPQALQLISYLPLLWRESELNEYNMLRCAIIGTLEQLVRTIRDVPEIMKPFLYSVIELSTDLQQRSHVYLIEDGIMLWLAVIGNSTTLTPELLALCDHLLPIIEMSSENLRTVLQLIHAYILLDPHAYLSRYGEGFVAYCVHSFEDIRAEGIIAMLRIFETCLKTDAAMGLRLVRPALPFVFQQVCLKQEYPMTMGWYLTLLARTLLIDQSVFMSVVQELPQTDALARILDVWIEMFPLVADTHAEKRKLFCLAFASIFGNNELLLARLPHILQLVEETLAEVMDKQYTASDEGADKATQRYYDSLVIHDEHELEDFQEQLYDDFHSKTYHDDRHRQLVLKDPVYKIPLTDYLKWQLQSLQTQLGAARYEQLMRGVCPEILEKINMYIEQTVPKACGVCAGTSDDQEQPPDSSSQKALDC, encoded by the exons atgGCATCGCCGGAGCAGCTCGTCGTAGCCGCACTGCAGGGCGCCGCCAATCCCAATCACGAGATTGTGCAGAAAGCAGAGGCACAGCTAAGCGAGTGGGAGCAACAGGCCGGCTTCTTTCCCATTCTAGCCAAGCTGAGCATGAAACTGGCCAGCGACATTGACGCGCCATCCGAAACCCTTTCAGACGCCGTTAAAGTTCGTTGGATGGCGGCTGTTTACCTCAAGAATGGCATCGAACGCTATTGGCGTCACAATTCTCGCCTAGAATTGGTACCAGAGCAAAAACAGGAGATTCGAGATATTCTGCTGCAACACTACAGTGCCGAGGATGTGCCCCAGGTGGCATTGCAAGTGGCTGTGCTGCTGAGCAAAATTGCACGCATTGATTGTTGGCCCGAGCTGCTTCCCACACTGATGAAGCAGCTGCAGGCCTGCAGCGTTGCCGGTGAAGCCCCTGCCACACCCCTACtagctcagcagcagcatcgcacGCTCATTGTGCTGCACTATGTGATCAAGGCGCTGGCATCGCGTCGCATCATGGCCGAGAAGCGGGCATTCGAAGAGCTGGCCGGTCAAATTTTTCGATACATGGCCTGGGATATCTGGGCAACGCTCACCACACGCTTCCTCCAGCTGGTGAAGACGGACACAGAGGCACAGGCACACAGTTGCTTGCAACGCGCCTATATTGCGATGCGTACGCTGCGCAAGCTCGTCGTCTATGGCTGTGGCAGCAAGCCGTACAAGTCCACCGATCACATGAACTTCATTGAACAACTGTTCGAACGACTGCGTCAGTGCTTGGAGCTGCGTTATGAGCTGAGGATGCGTTCAGCTGGGCACCAATTGATCACGGATCTCGAACGTTTCATATTAAAGATGATGAAGACACTAAACGAGTTCGCGGAACGCCACTCGCTGTCCTTTGCCCGCTTTGTGTCCGTCGCCTTGGAGTTTAGCTTCCACTATGTGTTTCACGAGGGCACCGCGCTCATCTTTGATGCTGGTGAACGCATCAACTTCAGCAACTTTGTCATACAGGCCATTAATCTGCTCAAGGGCATCATGATGAGCGGCAACGACAGCCTAGCCCCACATGCCTCGGACAATACGCTGGAGGATGAGCTGCTTGCCTCGGCGGCGCAGACACAGAGCAAATTCTTCAGCCTGGAGCGCGTGACGTATTTGTGCGAGAAGATTGTCACGCATTATTTTCTGCTCACACAGGATGAGCTGGCGGAATGGCAACAGGATCCCGAGGGCTATGGCCAGGACGATGGCGGTGGCGATGCCTGGAAATACGAGCTGCGTCCCTGCGTCGAAACGCTCTATTTCACCTGCTTCACCCAGCACTCCAGTGTCATGATCAACGAGGTGCTCAAGTTTGTGCGTCGTGcgcagcaactgcagttgTCGGAGACCTCCGATCTGAAGGCTATTCTTCTCAAGGATGCCATCTACAATGCTGTTGGCCAGGCGGCCTTTCACTTCTTCAACAAACTGGACTTTGGCGCCTGGCTAACGTCGCAGCTGCTCGCCGAGCTGCGCATTGAGGCGCCCAACTTTCGCATACTGCGTCGCCGCATCATCTGGCTGGTGGGTCATTGGGTAGGCGTCCAGTTGCCTCGCGAACTGCGACCCGTGGCCTATGAGGCATGCCTACATCTGCTGCGCCCGGAGGAAGATATGCCCATTCGCTTGGCCGCCGCTCGCACTCTCAATTTGCTGATTGACGACTTTGAGTTCATGCCGGAGGCGTTTCATCCATACTTTGCCGCTCTGTTTGAGGCGCtatttctgctgctgcgcGAGGCTGCCGCCTGCGATACGAAGATCGTTGTGCTGGGCACCATGACGCTGCTGGTGGAGAAGATGAGCGAATATATCGAACCTCAGGCACTGCAATTAATCTCTTATCTGCCGCTGCTTTGGCGCGAGAGCGAGCTCAATGAATACAATATGCTGCGCTGTGCCATTATTGGCACTTTGGAGCAGCTGGTACGTACCATACGCGATGTGCCGGAGATTATGAAGCCCTTCCTCTACAGCGTCATAGAGCTGAGCACAGATCTGCAG CAACGCTCGCATGTTTATCTCATCGAGGATGGCATCATGCTTTGGCTGGCGGTGATTGGCAATTCGACCACGCTGACACCGGAACTGTTGGCACTCTGTGATCACCTGCTGCCCATCATTGAGATGTCGTCGGAGAATCTCCGCACAGTGCTGCAGCTAATACACGCCTACATTCTGCTCGACCCTCAT GCATATTTGAGTCGATATGGCGAGGGATTCGTGGCGTATTGCGTGCACTCGTTTGAGGACATACGCGCCGAGGGCATCATTGCCATGCTGCGCATATTCGAGACGTGCCTCAAGACGGATGCAGCGATGGGACTGCGTCTGGTGCGTCCAGCTCTGCCCTTTGTCTTCCAGCAGGTGTGCCTCAAGCAGGAATACCCCATGACCATGGGCTGGTATCTGACGCTGCTCGCACGCACGCTGCTCATCGATCAGTCGGTGTTCATGTCTGTGGTGCAGGAGTTGCCACAAACGGATGCACTTGCACGCATTCTCGACGTGTGGATCGAGATGTTTCCCCTCGTCGCCGACACGCACGCGGAGAAACGCAAACTGTTCTGCCTGGCATTCGCATCGATCTTTGGCAACAATGAGCTGCTGCTCGCCAGATTGCCGCACATCCTGCAGCTGGTGGAGGAGACGCTAGCCGAGGTGATGGACAAGCAATATACCGCGTCGGATGAGGGCGCCGATAAGGCGACGCAACGCTATTACGACTCGCTGGTCATACACGACGAGCACGAGCTGGAGGACTTCCAGGAGCAGCTGTACGATGACTTTCACTCGAAGACCTATCATGACGACAGGCACCGTCAGCTGGTGCTCAAGGATCCGGTGTATAAGATACCATTAACCGATTACCTCAAGTGGCAGCTGCAGAGTCTGCAGACGCAGCTGGGCGCCGCACGCTACGAGCAGCTGATGCGTGGCGTTTGTCCCGAAATTCTCGAAAAGATTAACATGTACATAGAGCAGACGGTGCCAAAGGCGTGCGGCGTTTGCGCCGGCACCAGCGATGATCAGGAGCAGCCGCCCGATTCCAGCAGCCAAAAGGCTCTCGACTGTTGA
- the LOC117568100 gene encoding protein Cep89 homolog, giving the protein METHVKRTVMITDLDQSEQEQHEKLEKLQPEQSRSHSKRQRKVLQTLSGNFSRRSKSVEVEQRQTQELSIQKKKHQQERTLNGLLQAKEQQLEQLLQRLDTLHKYNDRFAKENEQLRLDSDQLERRLGQAEEQLASCPRCQQLSQKLSGVVEQNKELANDVDMLKTLVFRLNVQIECYQDQRRTADKDAPTATPTTTSSAVPPWTTQLPTHTLMPLLQAYDESFRDKDALLAQYAADFELFGGELKRALEENTRLLQAQEQLRRDVGGWTEERVRLQAQLGVCRSKAEAQTRKTDLVKEKLVEVMHFYEQRNQTLLLDMNHLQDAYARCKSELVALKSTTLPTPSTPPAPNTAAVAVVEPVGDSEAVQQCKTLLEQLKQEHARERTALEDQLQASNNRAASLLRSSEKAKHARDRLKARLRMTLQWAQKLEAGQTEVRETYDAVQHLSTLLKHKESQLRGLHARNSEELEKLHQKLQQKDETIKNLLRSKMERRPAGD; this is encoded by the exons ACAGCGAAAAGTGCTGCAAACGCTGAGCGGCAATTTCAGTCGCAGATCGAAGAGCGTGGAGGTGGAACAGCGACAGACACAGGAGTTGTCCATCCAGAAGAAGAAACATCAGCAGGAACGCACTCTCAACGGACTG CTGCAGGCCAAGGAGCAACAGCtagagcagctgctgcagcgacTGGATACTCTACACAAGTACAATGATCGCTTCGCCAAGGAGAACGAGCAGCTTCGCCTGGACAGCGACCAGCTGGAGCGGCGTCTTGGCCAGGCGGAGGAGCAGCTGGCCAGTTGCCCGCGTTGCCAGCAGCTCAGTCAGAAGCTCAGTGGCGTCGTGGAGCAGAACAAGGAGCTGGCCAACGATGTGGACATGCTCAAGACTTTGGTGTTTCGCTTGAACGTGCAGATCGAATGCTATCAGGATCAGCGACGCACTGCCGACAAGGATGCGCctactgccacgcccactaccACCTCTAGCGCTGTGCCGCCCTGGACAACTCAGCTGCCGACGCACACGCtgatgccgctgctgcaggCGTACGATGAATCCTTTCGGGACAAGGACGCACTGCTCGCCCAGTATGCCGCTGACTTTGAGCTGTTTGGCGGCGAGCTGAAGCGTGCTCTGGAGGAAAACACGCGTCTGCTGCAGGCGCAGGAGCAGCTACGTCGAGATGTGGGTGGCTGGACGGAGGAGCGAGTTCGTCTGCAGGCACAGCTGGGAGTTTGTCGTTCTAAAGCTGAGGCGCAAACGCGTAAAACTGATCTGGTCAAGGAGAAGCTGGTCGAAGTGATGCACTTCTATGAACAGCGCAATCAGACGCTGCTGTTGGACATGAATCACCTGCAGGATGCGTACGCCCGCTGCAAATCCGAGCTGGTGGCACTAAAAAGCACAACGCTTCCAACTCCGTCGACGCCGCCTGCTCCAAatacagctgctgttgcagttgttgagCCCGTTGGCGATTCGGAGGCAGTGCAGCAGTGCAAGACGCTGCTGGAACAGCTGAAGCAGGAGCATGCACGCGAACGCACCGCTCTCGAGGATCAGCTGCAGGCGAGCAATAATCGCGCCGCTTCATTGCTGCGCAGTTCCGAGAAGGCAAAGCATGCCAGGGATCGATTGAAGGCCCGTCTCCGCATGACACTGCAGTGGGCACAGAAACTGGAGGCGGGCCAAACGGAGGTGCGCGAGACGTACGATGCAGTGCAGCATCTTTCGACGCTGCTCAAGCACAAGGAGTCGCAGCTGCGTGGCCTTCATGCCCGCAACAGCGAGGAGCTGGAGAAGCTGCATCAGAAGCTGCAGCAGAAGGATGAGACCATTAAGAATCTGCTGCGCAGCAAAATGGAGCGACGTCCAGCTGGAGATTGA